In the genome of Streptomyces violaceoruber, the window TGGGCCGCCACGTCACCGAGCTTGATCGCGGTGACGATGCCGGGGAAGGCGTTGCGCACCGAGGTCCAGGAGGCGTCCTCCTCACCGCTCCCGCTCTGCGCGAGTTCCACGGAGAAGGCGGCCAGGTCCTTCCCGTCGATGAGCCGCTTCCCGGCCTCGTCGCGATGGGTCGCCACCCGGCCCGCGTCCGCCCACCGCCGCGCGGTGTCCGGGCTCACGCCGAGCAGCCGGGCCGCCTGGCCGATCGTGTATGCCTGCATGGCCGCCAAGATAGATCAGCGGCGGGAGGGGCCGTCACCGTCCCGGGACGGTGACGCGTCCACGGCGTTCCGGGCCCGGGCGGCGGCCGGCGCGTCGAGACGCCGCGCCGACTCGCCTCCGGACCGGGCGTACCCCTCTTGTCACCGACGCCAGAAGAGGTGGTGCGTGACGCCGCTCGGGCTGGGCACGACCTCCATGTGGTAGCGGTCCAGCAGTTGCTCGGGCGAGTCCCAGAGGCGCAGCCCGGACCCGAGCGTCACCGGCGCGACGGCCACGTGCAGGGTGTCGACGAGGCCGGCGTCGAGGAACTCCCGGACGGTGGTCACACCGCCGCCGAGCCGGACGTCCTTGCCCCGTGCGGCCTCCCGCGCCTGCGCGAGCACGGTGGCGGGATCACCGTCCACGAAGTGGAACGTGGTGTCGGAGAGCGTGAACGACGGACGCGCGTGGTGGGTCAGGACGAACACCGGCGTCCGGAACGGCGGCTCGTCACCCCACCAGCCCTGCCACTCGTGGTCCTGCCACGGGCCGCGCTGGGGCCCGAACTTGTTGCGGCCCATGATCTCGGCGCCGATGTGGTGGCTGAAGTCCCGGGTGAAGTAGTCGTCGAGGCCCCGGGTGCCGCCCGGCTCGGTGCGGTTGGGCCAGTTCGCCGTGGCACCGGCCCAGGCGAAGAGCTGCCCCGGATCGACGTCGTGGCCGAAGGGCCGCTCCAGGCTCTGGTCCTCGCCGGCGGCGACGCCGTCGCGCGAGACGGTGAAGTTCTGTACGCGCAGTAGCTGATCCATGCGTTCCCTCATCAGGTCCTGTGGGTTCCTGGCGATGCGTCCCACATCAAGATGTCGAACGGGACGCGACGGGATCGACAGCGGCGCGCGAGTACTTCCGGAAGGCGCCACGGACCCCCCGGGTTTCCGGGCTTCATCCGCCGAACGTGACGCCGGCCCGGCCTTCCCGCACAGCAGCGAATCCGTGCGGGAAGCCGGCAGGGTTTCCGACCTCGGTCGTCGTGGCGGGCGCACCGCCGACGAAGGCGGCCGTCGGTACCTGGCTCCGCCGAGGACGAGCGGCCGGAGCCGGGCGCGGGCGGGGTGGAGGGCCGCGGTGCAGCCCGCCGGGCCCGAGCCGATGATGACGACGTTGCGGACGTCCGTGGCCGCGCTCAGGACTGCGGCCGCGGCGCGATCTCCTTGATCAGGCCCTCGACCAGCACCCTGATCTCGTCGCGGATCGGGCGGACGGCCGCGACGCCCTGGCCGGCCGGGTCCGCCAGCTGCCAGTCCAGGTACCGCTTGCCGGGGAAGACCGGGCAGGTGTCGCCGCAGCCCATGGTGATGCAGACGTCGGACTCCTTGACCGCGTCCACGGTCAGCATCTTCGGCACCTCGGCGGAGATGTCGATGCCGACCTCGCGCATCGCCTCGACGGCGGCGGGGTTGACGTTCTCGCCCGGGTTCGAGCCGGCGGAACGGACCTCGACGCGGTCCCCGGCCAGGTGGGTCAGCCACGCGGCGGCCATCTGCGAGCGGCCGGCGTTGTGGACGCAGACGAAGAGCACGGAAGGCTTGTCGGGCATCAGGAGGTCTCTCTGTCTCGCGACGGCATCAGGCGCGCATGACGTCAGCACCCGATGGTGTCAGCCGCCACTGATGTGACAGTATCAGCGCATGATGACGTCAGTCGACACTGACCTGATCCGGGTGCTGGCGGACCCGCTCAGGCTGCGGATCGTGACCCTGCTCGCACGGGAGACCCTGTGCACCACCCACCTCGTGGAGGAGACCGGCGCCCGGCAGACCAACCTCTCCAACCACCTGAGAGTGCTGCGCGAGGCCGGCGTCGTCGAGACCGAGCCGTGCGGCCGCTACACGTACTACAAGCTCTGCCCGGACGTCATCGCCTCGCTCGCCGGCCGGTTCGCCGGCCTGGCCGAGTCCGCCCGTACCGCCGCCGAGAACAAGAGGGCCTGTCCGTGACCCGCACCGAAGCCCCCGCGACGACCGCGGAGGAGCCCTCCGTCGTCGCGAAACTGTCGACGCTCGACCGCTTCCTCGCCGTCTGGATCCTCATCGCCATGGCCGTCGGGCTCGGCCTGGGGCGGGCCGTCCCGGGCCTCGACGACGCCCTCGCCAAGGTCGAGATCGGCGGCATCTCCCTGCCGATCGCCGTCGGCCTGCTGGTGATGATGTATCCGGTCCTGGCCAAGGTCCGCTACGACAAGCTCGACGCCGTCACCGGCGACCGCAGGCTCATGGCCTCGTCGCTGGTGATCAACTGGATCGTCGGCCCGGCGGTGATGTTCGCGCTCGCGTGGATCTTCCTGCCCGACCTGCCCGAGTACCGCACCGGCCTGATCATCGTCGGCCTGGCCCGCTGCATCGCCATGGTCATCATCTGGAACGACCTCGCCTGCGGAGACCGCGAGGCCGCCGCCGTCCTGGTCGCGCTGAACTCGGTCTTCCAGGTGCTGGCGTTCGGCCTGCTCGGCTGGTTCTACCTCGACCTGCTGCCCGGCTGGCTCGGCCTGGGCGACGGCGAGCACCTGGACATCTCCATATGGAAGATCGCCCTGAACGTCGTCATCTTCCTCGGCGTCCCGCTGCTGGCCGGCTTCCTCACCCGTCGCATCGGCGAGAAGCGGCTCGGCCGCGAGAGGTACGAGTCCCGGTTCCTGCCGAAGATCGGGCCCTGGGCGCTCTACGGCCTCCTCTTCACGATCGTCATCCTCTTCGCCCTCCAGGGCAGGACCATCACCTCGCAGCCCTTCGACGTCGCCCGCATCGCACTGCCGCTGCTGGTGTACTTCGCCGTGATGTGGGCCGGGACCTTCCTGCTGGGCAAGGCGATCGGCCTCGCCTACGACCGCACGGCCACCCTCGCCTTCACCGCCGCCGGCAACAACTTCGAGCTGGCCATCGCCGTCGCCATCGCCACCTTCGGCGTCACCTCCGGCCAGGCCCTGTCCGGCGTCGTGGGACCGCTCATCGAGGTGCCCGTCCTGATCGGCCTGGTCTACGTGTCCCTGGCCTGGCGCAGGAAGTTCACCCCGTCCGCGCCGGCCACTGAGGGCAGGGGCCACTGATGCACCCGCACGGTCCGGCGCATCACGGGCACGGCGGCGGCGCGGGAGGTGCGGACGGCGCGGGAGGTGCGGACGGCCCCGGAGGTGCAGGCGGCAGGCGTGGCACGGGTGGCATGACACAGCACACCGACGTGGTGGTGATCGGCGGCGGCCAGGCGGGGCTCGCCGCCGGCTACCACCTGCGCCGCCAGGGCCTGGACTTCGTCGTCCTCGACGCCCGGGCCACCCCGGGCGGGGCCTGGCGGCACGCCTGGGACTCGCTCCACCTGTTCTCCCCCGCCGCCTTCTCCTCCTTCCCCGGCCGCCTCATGCCGGCGCAGCCGGGCGAGGAGTACCCGGAGGCCGGGCACGTGGTGGCGTACCTGAGCGACTACGAGAAGCGGTACGGCCTCCCCGTGCGGCGGCCGGTCCAGGTCACCGGCGTACACGACGAGGGACGGCTGCTGAGGGTCGAGACCGACTCCGGCACCTGGCACGCCCGCGCGGTGATCAGCGCGACCGGCACCTGGTGGCGTCCCTTCCTCCCCGCCGTCCCGGGCCGCGGCGACTTCGCGGGCCGTCAACTGCACACCGTCTCCTACCGCGGACCGCAGGACTTCGCGGGCCGGCGCGTGATCGTCGTCGGGGGCGGCAACTCGGGCGCCCAGATCGCCGCCGACCTCGCGTACGACACCGAGCTGACCTGGGTGACCCGGCGCCCGCCCCGCTACCTCGCCGACGACATCGACGGCCGTGCCCTCTTCGACGCGGCCACCGCCCTCCCCCACTCTCGGCTTCGCTCGAGCGGGGGGACCCCCATCGCGCCCTCGACGCCGGCCGCGCCGACACCGCAGGCGTCGCATCGCTGGGCGACATCGTCGCCGTACCGCCGGTGCGCGAGGCCCGGGACGCCGGGCGGCTCAAGGCGTCCCCGATGTTCGAGCGCCTGGACCGCGACGGTGCCGTCTGGGCCGACGGCACGCGGGCGCCGGTCGACGCGGTCATCTGGTGCACCGGCTTCCGCCCGGCCCTCTCGCACCTGGCGCCCCTCGGCCTGCGCGGCCGGCGCGGGCACATCGCCACGGTGGGCACGCAGGCCGCGGACGAGCCACGCCTGCACCTCCTCGGCTACGGCGACTGGACCGGCCCCGCCTCCGCCACCCTCATCGGCGTCGGGCGTCCGGCCCGCGACGCGGCCCGCGCTGTCGCCGAACTCCTCAACGCGTCAAGGTGATCCGCGTGCGATCGGCCGCAAGGGCGCGGACACGGGGATGACGACAGGCCCGGCCGGGGCGGGCTACCGGACGGTCAGCAGTTGCCCCATCGCCGCCAGCACCGACGGCTCGACCCGGTAGTAGACCCAGGTGCCGCGCCGCTCGGAGGTCAGCAGGCCGGCTTCCTTGAGCTTCTTCAGGTGGTGGGAGACGGTCGGCTGGGAGACGCCGACGTCGGAGATGTCGCACACGCAGGCCTCGCCGCCCTCGTGCGAGGCGACGGATGAGAAGAGACGCAGCCGTACCGGGTCCCCGAGCGCCTTGAACATGCGCGCCGTCCGCTCGGCCTCCTCGGCGGTGAGGGGGCGCTCGCTCAACGGCGGGCAGCACGGCACCACCGCGGCGTCGGGGGCCTCGGGTTCCAGGAGCGGCAGCGCCTTGACGTTCGACATACGTCTATGTTGACACACGTCGAACCAGGGTGTCCGGGCTCAGTGGGCGCGAAGGCAGGCGGCCGGCCCCGGTGGGCGCTGCCGGACGAAGCGGACGGCCACCCCCGACCGTCGTGTCGTCGACGTACTCCATGGCTCACGGGCTCCTGGCTTCGATGAATGTCTATCTTGACGTCCATCGAACCAGGTGCCATGCTGACGCCACAAGTCATCGACAAATATCAAAACAAGGAGCTGAGGCAGCTCGCGTCGGCATCGCACGCACCCCTCCGCCGAGCCGTCCACCGCTCCGACTCCGGCCACCCGAGCAACGAACCGAAGGAAGCACCGCCATGGAGAAGCAGAACCTGCCCGTCGTGGTCGTCGGAGCCGGCCCGGTCGGCCTGGCCGCCGCCGCACACCTCGTGGAGCGGGGCATCGAGCCGCTGGTGCTGGAGGCCGGAGCGTCGGCCGCGACGGCCGTACGGGACTGGGCGCACGTCCGGCTGTTCTCGCCCTGGGCCGAGGTCACCGACCCCGCCGCCGAGAAGCTGCTCGCCCCCACCGGCTGGCTCCGCCCCGACGGGGCGACGTACCCGACCGGCGGCGACTGGGCCGAGCGGTACCTCCAGCCGCTCGCCGACGTCCTCGGCGACCAGGTCCGCTACGGAGCCACCGTCACCGGCGTGGCCCGCGCCGGCCGGGACCGGATCGTCGACTCCGGCCGCGAGGAGCAGCCGTTCACCGTGCACATCGAGACGGCGGACGGCGGCGAGGAGCGGATCGCCGCCCGCGCCGTCATCGACGCCTCCGGAACCTGGTCCGTACCGGGCCCGATGGGTGCGAACGGCATCCCCGCCCTCGGTGAGAAGTCCGCCTCGGACCACGTCGCCTATCGCGTCCCCGACCTGAAGGACCCGGCCGTACGGGCCCGGTACGCCGGCAAGCGCACGGCGGTCGTCGGATCCGGCGCCTCCGCCTTCACCGCCCTCGCCCTCCTTGCCGACCTGGCCGGGGAAGAGGCGGACACGCACGCGGTCTGGATCCTGCGCCGGGGCATCGGCGACGCCACGTACGGCGGCGGCGAGGCCGACCAGCTCCCGGCCCGCGGCGCCCTCGGCCTGCGTGCCAGGGCGGCGGTGGAGCAGGGGCACGCGAGCGCCGTCACCGGGTTCCGTACGGAAGCGGTCGAGCGGGACGGCGACCGGCTGGTCCTGGTCGCCGAGGACGGCCGCCGCCTGGACGCGGTCGACGAGGTCGTCGTCCTGACCGGCTTCCGCCCCGACCTCACCTTCCTCTCCGAGCTCCGCCTCGGCCTCGACGAACGCCTCCAGGCCCCGACCGCGCTGGCCCCGCTGATCGACCCGAACGTCCACTCCTGCGGCACGGTCTACCCGCACGGCGTGCGGGAGCTGTCCCACCCGGAGCAGGACGTCTACCTGGTCGGCATGAAGTCCTACGGCCGAGCGCCGACCTTCCTCGCCATGACCGGCTACGAGCAGGTCCGCTCCGTCACCGCCGCCCTGGCCGGCGACCACGAGGCCGCCGAGCGTGTGGAGCTGACCCTGCCGGAGACCGGCGTGTGCGGCGGCGCGGGCCTGTTCGACGAGCCCGACGCCGCACGGAGCGACGAGGGCGGCGGCTGCTGCGCGGCCCCGGCCACGCTGCAGATCGGCATCGGCACCCCCGCCTCCCCCGGCGGCTGCTGAGAAGGCGGGCCAGGCGCGCGGGTGGGCCGGCACCACCCCGACCGCCTCGGCACCGCCGCGCAGGCGTTGCCCGCCCTCGGGCGGCGCGACCCAGGGGTCCGCACACCGTCAGATGACCGCCTTCTCCTCGGTGACCATCACGGCCACGGAGCCCATGTCGATGAAGCGCGCTTCGTCGGGGTTGACCAGCGTCCGGTAGTTGGCGGAGGCGAAGAAGGCGTCGTGGTCCGCCCAGTCCTCGAACCAGATCTCCGTGAGGCCGTCATAGGCCCGGGGCGGGTAGTTCTCGGCGGGGACCGGGTGCGACACGGCGTACTTGCGCACGTAGCGCTCCGCCTCCGGGATGGAGGTGAACAGCGGCGCGTGCCGGTTCCGGTGGTGGTCGACGAAACGCTCGTAGGACATGCCCTCGGCGCGGTTGATCATGAAGATGAGCTTCAGCATGGAGGTAACGTAAAAGCTCACATCGATGTGAGGGGCAAGTGAGTCATCGGCAGGAGAGGAGTCCGGCATGCGGATCGGTGAACTGTCCGCCCGGACGGGAGCCAGCCGCCGATCGCTGCGCTACTACGAGGAGCAGGGCCTGCTCGTCAGCTCCCGCTCGCCCAGCGGACAGCGTCACTACGAGGAGGAGCACGTCCAGCGGGTGCGCCTGGTGCAGGCGTTCCTGGCGGCGGGCGTGTCCAGCGGCACCCTCGTCGAGATGGTGCCCTGCATGTCCGAGCCGAGCGAGGGCAGGGCGCGGCAGGCACTGGAGATCATGGGCCGCGAGCGAGCCCGGCTGTCCGAGGACATCGACGGCCTCGTCGCCGCCAGAGACGCGCTGGACCACCTCATCGAGGACAACCACGCCTACCTGACACGGTCGGCGGACGGCGAGGTGTGAACGTTCAACGCCGGGCGTGGCGGATCTTCAAGCGTCCGTATCCCATGGCCCCGGAGATCCGGATCGTCGGCCCGCCCGGGCGGGAACGCCGCGGGACCTTGTAGCGCAGGTCCTTCCAGCCCGTGCTCAAGCCCTCGACGTCGACCACCGCGTCACGAGGCACGGTGATTCCGGCCCCGCCGGTTCCCAGTCGCAGCTCGATGTCGACGACCGGGTGCTCGATGACCGCCCGGGACAGGTCCAGGCGCACCCTTCCATACGCCGACTCGACCTTGAGCACACGAGGCACCCGCCACGCACCGTGCCGCTTGATCCGTCCCCCGGCGGCGGCGATCGTGGCCGTGCTCCCCGGTTGCTCCGCCGGGAGCGAGACCACGACGGACGCGAGTTCGCTCTGCGTCCGTGCGCTGAGCACTCGGTGAAGATGCCCGTCCAGCACCTCGTGCGCGATGAGTCCTTCCGCGTACGCCTCCCGCAGGCGTCGCACGGCTGCCTCGCGGTCGTCTTCGCCGATCAGCGACGGCGATTCTTCCGGTAAGGAGGTCACGGGTTCACCGTACTGCCGCGTCGGCGAGGTGAACCCTGAGAGACGACAAGTAGGGCCCCGGCCGGTGACCCGGGCCCCCTTCGTGGAGCGGGTGACGAGAATCGGCTTCCGCCACGCCGCCCGGGTGGATTCGGCGGGTCCGACGGGTCGGTTCGGCGGGCCGGGCCGTTGGCACGCGGCCCGGAAGGGCGGACCGGTGCCGGTCAGCGTTGTTCGCTCTGCCAGGCGGTGTCCGCGTCCTGGGCAGTCGGATGGGTCGGGAAGAACTGGTTGAGGCCGAGGACTCGGATGATGCGGCTGACGCGGTCGGGGACCGCGGCCAGTGCGATCGTCGCGTCGGTGGCCAGGGCGTGGTTGCGGGCGGCGATCAGGACGGTGAGGCCGGTCGAGTCGAGGAACGTGAGACCCGCGAGGTCCAGGACGAGTTGCTGGCCCGGCTGAAGCCCGAGTCCCGGCAGCGTGTCCCGGACGTCGGCAGCGGTGTGATGGTCCAGTTCTCCGGTCAGTTCGATGACCGCTCCGGCGGTGCCGGTGCGAACGCGGACGGTCAGGTACTTGCTCATTTCCGCTCTTCACTTGGGGGTCGGAGCACGTGGATGGCGAGGACGGCGGTGTCGTCGTCCACACCGGCGCCGAAGGTGTCGAGCAGGTCGCGGATCGCGTCGATGACCCCGGAGGCGGTGGTGGGGGCCAGGTCGTGGCAGAAGTCGAGGAGGGCGTCGTCACCGTAGCGTTCCCCACCGGTGGCCGCGGTGTGGGCCTCGGTGAGGCCGTCGGTGTGCAGGAGCAGGGTGTCACCGGGCGCGAGGTGGACGCTGGTGGTGGCGATGTGGGCGTCGGCGAGCACGCCGATGAGCTGACCGCCGGGGGTGTGCAGGAAGACGGCGGTGCCGTCGGAGCGCATCAGTATGGCCGGGGGGTGACCACCGCTGGCCAGGGTGATGTGGAAACCGCCTCGGTCTTCGTCGGGGGTGAGGAGGCCGAAGACGACGGTGCAGAAGCGGGGGTCGGTGCCGTTGTACTCGTGGTTGAGGACGGTGTTGAGGTTGGCGAGTACGGCGGCGGGGTCGGAGTCGTAGACGGCGGCGGCGCGCAGCGTGTAGCGGGCCAGGGAGGTGACGGCCGCCGCGGCGGCGCCCTTGCCGCACACGTCGCCCAGGAACAGCCCCCAGGTGCCGGCCGCGAGGGGGAAGAGGTCGTAGAAGTCGCCGCCGACCTCGTCGGCGGACGCGACGTGGTAGTGCGCGGAGACTTCCAGGCCGGGGACGTTCACCAGCTCCGGTGGCAGCAGGGTCTTCTGCAGGGTGGCGTTCAGGTCCTTGAGGCGGTCCCGTTCGAGGTCGGCCTCCTTGCGTGCGCGCAGTAGTTCCCTCTCGTAGGCGCGTCGATCGCGGGCGTCGAGGACGGTGGTGCGGATCAGCAGTGGCTGCCCGTCGTCGCCGTTTTTCACCGTTGAGGTGACCATCACGGGCAGACGGGAGCCGTCCGCGGCCTTCAGGTCGAGGGCGATGCCCTTGACCTCGCCCTGCATGCGCAGGAGCGGGGCGAAGTGCGTTTCGTGGTAGAGCCGGCCGCCCACGGTCAGCAGGTCGGAGAAGTGTCTGCGTCCCACCAGGTCCCCGCGCTCGTATCCCAGCCAGTCCAGCAGAGTGGTGTTGATCCTCACGATCCGTCCGTCCGGCAGCGTGGAAAGGTAGCCGCAGGGCGCATGCTCGTACAGGTCCTCGGCGCTGTCCTCCAGCAGCGCAGCGAACCGAGCCTGCTCGTCGAGAGGTCCCTGAACCTCCCCGCGTCCACGGTTCTCGCCCTGGTCACCGGCCCCGCGCATCAATCCGCACCACCCGCGAACGCGGCTATGGCCGCGGCGGTCTCCTGCGGTGCGGAGAGCTGGGGGCAGTGCCCGGTCGCGTTCAGCGTCACCAAGCGGCTCGCCGGTATCTGCGCGTGGACGAACGCGCCCACCTCCCGTGGGGCGATCGCGTCGCTGGAGCACTGTGCGACCAGCGTCGGCACCCGCACCGGGGCGAGGTCGGCGCGGTTGTCGGACAGGAACGTCACCCGGGCGAAGACGCGCGCGATGTCCGGGTCGGTGCGGCAGAAGCTGTTGGTCAGTTCCTCGCCCAGTTCCGGCCGCTCGGGGTTCCCCATGATCACCGGTGCCATCGCCCCCGACCAGCCCAGATAGTTCGCGTCCAGGGAATCGAGCAGCTCCTCGATGTCCGCGGCACTGAAACCACCCCGGTAGCCGGTGTCCGGGTCGTCGACGAAGCACGGCGAGGGTGCGAGCAGCACCAACCCGGCGAACGCCTCGGGCTCTCGTACGGCGGCCAGCACGCCCATCATCGCGCTCACCGAATGTCCCACGAACGTGACGGGCCCCAGCGCCAGCTCCCGGCACAGCTCCAGGACGTCGTCGACGTAACCGTCGAGTGAGCCGTAGCGCTCCGGGTCCCACGCCGACAGGTTCGAGTTTCCGGAGCCCACGTGATCGAAGAGGACAACGGTGAAATCGCGTTCGAGTATCGGTGTGACCAAACGCCACAGGTTCTGGTCACACCCGAAACCGTGCGCCAGCATCACCACCGGCCCGTCGGCCCGTCCGGTCACTGTCACGTGGTTCCTGTCGCGCACGTCCATGCGGTACGTCCTCCAAGGCGTCGAGTCAGTCATCGGTGCGTGTCCGCACGCGTCGGCCAGGCGGGTGGACGGTCCCGGTGTCGAGCCGGCCTCGTCCGCAGTCCGTCGGCCGGGACGGAAGACCTGGATCCGTGCCGGCGTCCCTCAGGATCTGCCGGACCTGCCCGGGTCATCGGTACGCACCGCCCCGGTCATCGCCGCCCGCGCCGTCTCGCAGGGGGGTCCGGCCGCCCGGTCCGGGACGATCCGGGGGACCGGCCCGAGGCGCTCGGTGAGCCCACTGATCAGGGCGGGCGACTCGGCGGCGAGAATCCCGCGACGCGGCCACCACGCGCCGTCGCACAGGTACGTCGTGAACGGCCGCAGCGGAACTGACCCGGAACGCGAAGAGGGCGTCGCCGAGTCGTGACCGCCGTCCGCCAGGACACGCACCGGACTCGGGGGACCAGCCAATGTGCTCACCCGCCTGCTCGAGACCCCCTCGGCCTCCCAACGTACTCCGGTCGGCGCACCGTCGCCGAGCGCGGCGGTCGCGGTCGGTTCTCCTGGGGGGGTGCCGAAACATCATCGAAGATTTCCTGCCCTGCCGGCAGAGTGATGTGCTTGGTTGCGGACACCCGCCAGCCGGGTTCGGAACCGAGCCCCGGGGTGATCCTCCGGGTCCCGCCCGGAGGATCACTCCCGATCACCGCACGCATCGCACCCGTAGAGGGGACGTGGCTGCCGGCCGGAGCGGCCCGAGGGCACCGGAGGCCTTCGCATACCGCCCTCCGCTGCCGGTGTCGTCCCCGGTGAGCAGCGCTGGGCGGACGTCCGGAGACGGGTTGCACACCATGTCCCTGAGCGGTCCGACCTTCCCCCCCCCCCCCCCGCGCCCGGCCCCACCGGGTTCCGTCGGCACGCCCTCGCCGTGCGGCCCGCCTACCGGCCTTGCTCCTCGTCGTCCGCGTCTTCTTCCTCCTCTCCGTCCTCCTCCTCTCCGTCTTCCTCGTCCTCGTCCTCGTACTGGGCGTCGGCGTCGTCCGCGTCGCCTTCTTCGGGCTCCTCGTCCTCCCCCTCGTCGTCCTCAAGGCCCTCTTCGTGCGATCGGACCACCTCGCCGTCGCGGATCTCGCCGCGCCAGCCCTCCAGGTCCTCGTCGTCGGAGAGGGTGACGTACCGCAGGAAGTGCTTGAGATCGAGACGCAGGCGGCGGCCCTGTGCGCGCCAGATGTTGCCGGTCTTCTCGAAGAAGCCGGACGGGTAGTACTCGACCACGGCGACGACCCGGGTGAGATCCGGAGTCAGCTCGTGGAAGCTGACGGCCCCACGCGTGGTGCCCTTGCCGC includes:
- a CDS encoding TOBE domain-containing protein; the encoded protein is MQAYTIGQAARLLGVSPDTARRWADAGRVATHRDEAGKRLIDGKDLAAFSVELAQSGSGEEDASWTSVRNAFPGIVTAIKLGDVAAQVEIQAGPHRLVSLLTREAVEELGLEVGVEATARVKSTNVHVDRA
- a CDS encoding dihydrofolate reductase family protein, with translation MDQLLRVQNFTVSRDGVAAGEDQSLERPFGHDVDPGQLFAWAGATANWPNRTEPGGTRGLDDYFTRDFSHHIGAEIMGRNKFGPQRGPWQDHEWQGWWGDEPPFRTPVFVLTHHARPSFTLSDTTFHFVDGDPATVLAQAREAARGKDVRLGGGVTTVREFLDAGLVDTLHVAVAPVTLGSGLRLWDSPEQLLDRYHMEVVPSPSGVTHHLFWRR
- a CDS encoding arsenate reductase ArsC, with the protein product MPDKPSVLFVCVHNAGRSQMAAAWLTHLAGDRVEVRSAGSNPGENVNPAAVEAMREVGIDISAEVPKMLTVDAVKESDVCITMGCGDTCPVFPGKRYLDWQLADPAGQGVAAVRPIRDEIRVLVEGLIKEIAPRPQS
- a CDS encoding ArsR/SmtB family transcription factor codes for the protein MMTSVDTDLIRVLADPLRLRIVTLLARETLCTTHLVEETGARQTNLSNHLRVLREAGVVETEPCGRYTYYKLCPDVIASLAGRFAGLAESARTAAENKRACP
- the arsB gene encoding ACR3 family arsenite efflux transporter, which encodes MTRTEAPATTAEEPSVVAKLSTLDRFLAVWILIAMAVGLGLGRAVPGLDDALAKVEIGGISLPIAVGLLVMMYPVLAKVRYDKLDAVTGDRRLMASSLVINWIVGPAVMFALAWIFLPDLPEYRTGLIIVGLARCIAMVIIWNDLACGDREAAAVLVALNSVFQVLAFGLLGWFYLDLLPGWLGLGDGEHLDISIWKIALNVVIFLGVPLLAGFLTRRIGEKRLGRERYESRFLPKIGPWALYGLLFTIVILFALQGRTITSQPFDVARIALPLLVYFAVMWAGTFLLGKAIGLAYDRTATLAFTAAGNNFELAIAVAIATFGVTSGQALSGVVGPLIEVPVLIGLVYVSLAWRRKFTPSAPATEGRGH
- a CDS encoding ArsR/SmtB family transcription factor; protein product: MSNVKALPLLEPEAPDAAVVPCCPPLSERPLTAEEAERTARMFKALGDPVRLRLFSSVASHEGGEACVCDISDVGVSQPTVSHHLKKLKEAGLLTSERRGTWVYYRVEPSVLAAMGQLLTVR
- a CDS encoding NAD(P)-binding domain-containing protein, coding for MEKQNLPVVVVGAGPVGLAAAAHLVERGIEPLVLEAGASAATAVRDWAHVRLFSPWAEVTDPAAEKLLAPTGWLRPDGATYPTGGDWAERYLQPLADVLGDQVRYGATVTGVARAGRDRIVDSGREEQPFTVHIETADGGEERIAARAVIDASGTWSVPGPMGANGIPALGEKSASDHVAYRVPDLKDPAVRARYAGKRTAVVGSGASAFTALALLADLAGEEADTHAVWILRRGIGDATYGGGEADQLPARGALGLRARAAVEQGHASAVTGFRTEAVERDGDRLVLVAEDGRRLDAVDEVVVLTGFRPDLTFLSELRLGLDERLQAPTALAPLIDPNVHSCGTVYPHGVRELSHPEQDVYLVGMKSYGRAPTFLAMTGYEQVRSVTAALAGDHEAAERVELTLPETGVCGGAGLFDEPDAARSDEGGGCCAAPATLQIGIGTPASPGGC
- a CDS encoding EthD domain-containing protein, which translates into the protein MLKLIFMINRAEGMSYERFVDHHRNRHAPLFTSIPEAERYVRKYAVSHPVPAENYPPRAYDGLTEIWFEDWADHDAFFASANYRTLVNPDEARFIDMGSVAVMVTEEKAVI
- a CDS encoding MerR family transcriptional regulator translates to MRIGELSARTGASRRSLRYYEEQGLLVSSRSPSGQRHYEEEHVQRVRLVQAFLAAGVSSGTLVEMVPCMSEPSEGRARQALEIMGRERARLSEDIDGLVAARDALDHLIEDNHAYLTRSADGEV
- a CDS encoding DUF1707 SHOCT-like domain-containing protein → MTSLPEESPSLIGEDDREAAVRRLREAYAEGLIAHEVLDGHLHRVLSARTQSELASVVVSLPAEQPGSTATIAAAGGRIKRHGAWRVPRVLKVESAYGRVRLDLSRAVIEHPVVDIELRLGTGGAGITVPRDAVVDVEGLSTGWKDLRYKVPRRSRPGGPTIRISGAMGYGRLKIRHARR
- a CDS encoding STAS domain-containing protein → MSKYLTVRVRTGTAGAVIELTGELDHHTAADVRDTLPGLGLQPGQQLVLDLAGLTFLDSTGLTVLIAARNHALATDATIALAAVPDRVSRIIRVLGLNQFFPTHPTAQDADTAWQSEQR
- a CDS encoding PP2C family protein-serine/threonine phosphatase, whose amino-acid sequence is MRGAGDQGENRGRGEVQGPLDEQARFAALLEDSAEDLYEHAPCGYLSTLPDGRIVRINTTLLDWLGYERGDLVGRRHFSDLLTVGGRLYHETHFAPLLRMQGEVKGIALDLKAADGSRLPVMVTSTVKNGDDGQPLLIRTTVLDARDRRAYERELLRARKEADLERDRLKDLNATLQKTLLPPELVNVPGLEVSAHYHVASADEVGGDFYDLFPLAAGTWGLFLGDVCGKGAAAAAVTSLARYTLRAAAVYDSDPAAVLANLNTVLNHEYNGTDPRFCTVVFGLLTPDEDRGGFHITLASGGHPPAILMRSDGTAVFLHTPGGQLIGVLADAHIATTSVHLAPGDTLLLHTDGLTEAHTAATGGERYGDDALLDFCHDLAPTTASGVIDAIRDLLDTFGAGVDDDTAVLAIHVLRPPSEERK
- a CDS encoding alpha/beta fold hydrolase — its product is MDVRDRNHVTVTGRADGPVVMLAHGFGCDQNLWRLVTPILERDFTVVLFDHVGSGNSNLSAWDPERYGSLDGYVDDVLELCRELALGPVTFVGHSVSAMMGVLAAVREPEAFAGLVLLAPSPCFVDDPDTGYRGGFSAADIEELLDSLDANYLGWSGAMAPVIMGNPERPELGEELTNSFCRTDPDIARVFARVTFLSDNRADLAPVRVPTLVAQCSSDAIAPREVGAFVHAQIPASRLVTLNATGHCPQLSAPQETAAAIAAFAGGAD
- a CDS encoding DUF5994 family protein — translated: MSTLAGPPSPVRVLADGGHDSATPSSRSGSVPLRPFTTYLCDGAWWPRRGILAAESPALISGLTERLGPVPRIVPDRAAGPPCETARAAMTGAVRTDDPGRSGRS